TGCTATGTTTGGTTCTAAATCCAGACTGAAAAACATCCATTATATTATTTTCCATCAAAAAATCTGTAAGTTGATTATGGACAACTTTCTCTAAAATCTTATTCATAAAAGGCAATTTTGATATAGGTCTAAAATTTTTAAAATCCTTTGGGTCCAAACTCATTTTCTTTAAGACTGGTTCAATGACAGCATGCTTAAACCCTGTTGGTACAATTCCTTGAGATAAACTACTATTGATAATCAATAGTACACTGGAACCAATAGTGTCTACAACTTCTTTAAACAACCGCGACGGGAGAACGTCATTTAGTGAGGTAGTCGGTTTTAGGTggagtattattttttccaacTGCGGTAATGTAATCGAATCAAATTTACTTAAACAATGAGATGACTTAATTTTATGAATTATATCACTACCAACAGGCCAAATATTCAATCGGATAAGAGCAACTttatcaataaaatattttaaaaatctgtCACACAGGTCCCTAGACGGGGTCGGGAAAATATTAAAAGACGGCCTCAGTACCTTATCTATGGTTGAAAATAATACCTTTGGATTGTGTGCATTATTTGCTATAATTCGTGCAAAATATGAAGATCTAGCAGCTTTAACAGCGTTTTGATAATTAGATAGAGACTCTCTAAGAATATCATAAGATACTTGCAATTTATCTTTCAGCCACTTACGCTCTCATGCCGACAAATCCGCCTCAAATTCCGCGTCACATCATTTAACCACGGTTCTTTTTGAACTTTTTTACTTCTCTTATTAAAAGGTGCAACGTTATCTAAAATCTCTGAACAAACACAATTAAAAGAATTGACCAATTCATCAGGACCCACAATGGGCAAAGATGTAGGCTCAATTTGAAAGGCCAAATCAGAAAAAGCAGTAGAGAATGCACTGGGTGTAAAAGTAGTGATAACCCTGGACATGATTGATGAAGATGGGTTACATGGTCCATTTGTTGCAGAAGTAAGATGAAACCTAATAGGCATATGATCAGAAATAGTACATTCTTCAACACAAATATTATCTATCATTATTCCCAAAGAAAACACCAAGTCAAGTGTATGTCCATGATCGTGAGTTGGACCAGAGACACATTGAGATAAGTTAAAAGAATCTACTAAATTCATAAATTCTTTAGTCATAGGTTTATCAGGACAACAaacatgaatattaaaatctcCCATAATCAAAATCCTGTCCGCGGATGGAACAATCATAGATAAAAACTCATAAAATTCATTCATAAAATCCTTATTATAACCAGGAGGCCTATATATCAAAGCACAAATCACTGGTGAGGACAAGTCAATCTTCATCAATTGCACTTCAAAACTCATGTAACTATCAACAGGCAATAACTTGCACTTCATCGTGCTCTTAAAAATAACAGCTAAGCCTCCGCCCCGACGATTATTCTTCGGAGTGCTTAAATAGTTACATCCATTAGGTAAAAGTTCAGCAAGAGGGCTCGTATCCGCGTCATTTAACCATGTTTCAGTAACAAAAAGAAAATCCAGCCCCTGTGTTACATAATAGTCATTCAAGATGAATGTTTTGTTAACAACTGAGCGTGCGTTTAACATAGCCATAAGCACCATTGTTGATTCAACGGGCCGATTAAGAGAAGAACCCGCACTTAGGTTCGTTGTCCCAGCTCGTCTCACAGGGCGCAAATTAGAGAGTACAGCACCTCCGCATCTCATCTCCTTCCGTGTAATCCAGCGCAGTGGGTATGACATAACAGGCTGAACATATATTAGATAAGAAGGCTGCAACTCTGCCGTTGGTTTGACTCCATTGTTTAGGATCCTCTGTTTCCTAAGTTTTACTAAAACTCCAGCCAGTATGCCTCGTCTCCTACGGCGCCTTCTTTTCCAGCACACGCAGCCAGTTACCTGACAGACTTTCATTGGCGGCTGGAACGTGCATGGCTGTTCAGCGTAGAatttcaagttcaagttcaaatcACGACTGCACATATCCAAAGCCGTAGATCGAAGGCTTAGCAACGTCAGGCGGTCACAGAGCCTTTGTTAGAACACAGGTcagtatttgctataagcacagattAACTTCACTTCACagagtatgttactcacagtactgagggtcttcgttcacacagagccttcgttaGAACACAGGTGAGTgtttgctgtaagcacaggttaatttcacttcacaggatatattactcacagcactggggatcttcgttcacacagggCCTTCGTTAGAGCACAGGTAAgcgtttgctataagcacaggctaatttcacttcacaagatatattactcacagcactgaggatcttcgttcacacagagccttcgttaGAACACAGGTAAGCGTTTACTATAAGCACAGGGTAATTTCACCTCACAGGATATAtcactcacagcactggggacctTCGTCCGCTCGCAGACAGTGGACTTTCGCTACAGCATCAGTGCACCGTGATCCTTCGCCCATCCACTCAAGCTGTCCGGGCGTTGTAGGGACTAATGGGCTCAGTGgcacggagccgaacgcttcccgaacTCCCCCTCCTACTTCCACGGCCGGGGTCACGagttggggcgaactttcgtcgGGGCCCCGCACACCACGAGCTTCTGTTGGAAAGGTCAGTACACACACAGTTATGACCCTCAATCCGCACGGTACACTTCCCACGTTACTCACTGGGTTTCACCACTGTCTGCTCTTTGGAGGAGCGACGCTCTCGTTGACACACCCGGGGCACAGGGCTTAATTTTCTCACTCTCCGTAGGACCCAGGCCACAACAGATGTCGTCGTCTCGCAACTCGTCCGAGGCTAGGCAGTTTGggcgctacaagcacagcatacacacagcaagtaaaacgtaaacaccatcaatcagtgaaactcacccacagcactcttatacAACTTCACGTGGTTTTTAGATCGCCCTCGCCACCTGGCTACGACTCCCTCGAGAGGATAGTTGGGCGATAGCTAGACCACCGATGAGAGTGAGATGTGTGTTattcacaggcccggcgtgtGGTTTATCACTCCTCTGGCTCACCTGCGCTTCCTTTTTCCACAGGGCCACTGCTCGATTGGAGAACGGTGCTTCCTACCAATTGCTTCGTCCGTGCTTCCGGTCACCCCGCGGCTCGCCCACGCTCCCttctccagtggggccagggacctcaaacACAAGGCAAACACACACCCAGCAACTCCTCTTCCAAGTAATATACAGATAAGTATTACAGCTGTGACTCACTCTTCGTTGTCAATGACTTCTAATATCTGCACTGTTGAATGCTCTGTGTCCGCTCTCTCACGAATGAAGTCTCCCAGTATTCCTTCGCTAGCTGACTGTGCCTTTCTCTCTTCCCCAGGGAAACGATCAAGCCAGCATAgtccgtctgcaaagcagcaacacagcgtaTACAAAGTACACCACAAGCACACCGTTTGATGTCTTCAAAGGTCTTTATATTCTCTACCTCTTCTCCTCATCAGCCTATCAGCAACCGCTGTGTAAATTATCCCCACCTGGGCGAAATCAGGCTTGATTTCGtcttcggggaaaccccggaatTCCGGTGTTCCGAGTAAagcgtccgggcggaaccatcgTCTTCCAtgcttttggttccgcccttacAAACCGTCACCTGTGAAACACACATAACTTATAAATAAACTGAAATTTTATTGTTCACAAAACGTCAACTTATCGGTTTTAGCTGTAGTTTCAAATTGTCGTGCAGATGTATTTGCATAGTAAACACAATATAGTCTAACATACTGACTATTCACGTATTTACCTCAGGTTGAGTAAAATTACTATGTAGGTAGAGCAAACTCGTTCAAATGTAATACGTGGGTGCTATTAATGTTTGTAAATATCAagtttcttatttctttagattAATACATGCATGACTCTTATTGTATACGTTTTTTAGGTGCACATGTGGAAATTGTGGAATAATGCCATCAGAGCCTGAGAACATATGCTGCCAGGAGGTGCAACAGGTAACATTATCTTTCATACATGTTTGTTACATATGGTTGCAGACAACATCCCACTGAAGATACTTACCTTATGTTATGCAAATAGGTTACAAGACGACTACAGCAGCTGGAGGAAAGGCCAACATGTATGGTGGATCATCCAGGTTTTGAACCTGTCTGCCTAAATGTGTTCTCACTTCAGAATGCATGCAACATTTACAGGGCTGACTACGGTCCGTTACGGCTACGTGGGATAGAACAGTAAGTTTTATACGTAATAACATAAATATAGGTAGCCAATTCCATTATTTTCGATCATGTCTTTAGGATATAGCCTAGTATTTCCAAATGCAAATACTGTAACTATAAGTATAATATAAACTCACAAGAAACATTTTACagataaaataaacatttattgacTATTGTCATTTGACAAATACAGTGTTGACAGATTCACAGAATCCatattacataaatgtaaacacaGACATTATAGAACCCGTTGATTACCAATGTACATTTTTCTCAGTCGTTACAGGTTTCTAGCCTATAGAAGCTTTGTGAGCTGGTGCTGGGGCTTCCTTGGTTGGAAGATAAGGGTAGTGATCCCTTCATGTGTGGTACTTCGGATCCGACGGGAGTTTCCAGATGCCCAGGGAACATATGGAGGCTTCAAACTACCACCTCTCAATTGAATCTGGAGACATACGTGGCGATGACTTCATCCATGTCTGGATGCTCATATTGTGATGACAGGTCCGGCGGGATGTTTATATTCAGGATCTCGTCTCTATATGATGATGGGTCGACAAAGACTTTCTCCATGATCAGGTCCATCAAGTCATCAGCATACcctgtgacacacacacacacgaacatTACTACACTGTTCCACAACTGTTCAAATTTTGAcattttgcagtgtattttctCAGGTATTGAACGTTGTAATATTGTGTGCATTTTCATGTTCCTAATTGTTTTTTTAGAGATGATGCATAATGaccaatttatattttatttattgtgtggacAGTATTGTAGCATTATATGTAATTGTTTATTTGAttgagaataaaataaaattacgGAATGTTGCCTCCGTCTTCACTGGTCTGGCTCTGCACTTTCCCTTCCTGGATTTTGGAAAGCTCAGTTTAAAACGAGGATCCCCTGATGATGTGGTGGCTTGTCCTCGATCAGCATTCTCATTATAATGCAGTGCAGCCAGGTAAAGTCTTAGGcagtaaaaagaaaacaaaatgtgaAAACAACTGCAAGAAATTGGTTAATGTTCTCAAAAAGTAAACCGTTACAtttacctgcacagcattcctaGATATGGATAGACCACATTTTTGGGAGCGAACCGTAGGATGACGCTATGGAACGACTCCAAAGAGGACGTCTGGTAGTGGGGACTGAGTTTTGCGATGTCCTTCAGCACAGAAAAAAGGCATTTTAGGAGTAAAATATCACAGTactgtcagtataaatccaagcagtAAGCCTACTGTAACACTTGATCAAAAGCTATTTGCAATCTATAAAACTACAAACCTTCACTTTTGTAATGTGAAAGAGTCCTAGATGACAGTTGTGTGCCAACACTACGTCGTTCAGCGGGCTCGGTCTGGCAGCCAATTTCTCTTGTGAGGTTAGTTTGTTGTGATGTACTGGCCtatataaaaaaagagaaatgccatcaacattatttattatgccaacagacaaatcaagcAAACAAGTATCAATAACAAATATATTCCAGGAGAACAAACTCATTACATATAATGATTAGCTTCAAGTGTAAATTCTgatgtgatgtagcagtctccccttacgaaaattaaccatggtttaactacagTAAAACCAATTAACTATGGTTACTGTATTAAAACCAcagtaaccacaaaataaccatgtttttgaCAAAAGTTAGTTAatccatggttagtgtagtaaagcCATGGtattgctgatagtaatcaatacaccaaaaaaacatggctactacacttttaccacaatgaAACCATGACTAATTTTCGTAAGAGTCAATACATTCGTTTTGTCCCGTACAACGGTAACATATTCCCGTTTATAAACGATTACTTCGTAATTAAGTTAATGTAGAATTGTGAAATAAAGCAGTTAAATATTTCTTATAACTTTCGAAAAGTACAGTAAGTTAGATGGTCACTGGCTTTGCAGGAGAAACCACGCTGCAAACAAACTAACGTTAGCATAGCGGTTAGCCCCCTCGTtctctaaaacaaacacactttTTCACCCTCATGTACgaaataaattgtaaataaCTACTTACATGTCCCTCGTCTGCGGGTATTACACGCAGGGTTGGAATCGCGTTCTCTTTCAGGAGTAATTTCTTGGCCAATCCTGCATTGTACTGACCGAAGTTGGAGAAACAACCAGGCTCAAAGTGGCAAGAACACACAAACAATATTTTCCCAACTGTAGCAGGGACGTCGCCATCATAAATGAATTCTATCCATGCCGCTCTTCTGTCCTCTGCGGCAGGGACACGATGGAGTGATGCGGACATCACTTTACAGCCAACAACAGAACACTTTCCGTGAGACATGTTAACGAGTAAGAAATCAGCAAGTGACTGCcgtagctacctggtgggtggagacctgggTATTGAGGTGGTGGGCGGAAATATTCAAATGGCATGTGACGACAttttttgttacgtcacaacatCGCTCGATTTCAAACCGGGGAATCTGAGagtcaaggcagaggacatttaGAAACCTGTATCTCGCTCAAAATTTTTTCCAACTTTATATGCGtctgggagcatcagagacacaaaagaACACccaaaaacccagaaaaagtgagtttttcataatatgggcactttaaaaaagatgttttattacaatgtacttcagcctctctaactttttacatttttatcttaaaataattttgaaacatggaaaatgaagctcaaagtgtcttctatctaatgataccacagttatgcttatactataaatggttaTATATACAGGAGATGCATTTTCTTTTCCAACAAGGTTCAAGTGTCCTTCTCATTTGACaagtaatcacttctttatctctgatagagtttgtgggcaacttctagcctgcaaactcacttttgcctttccaaagccagtacgttgttcattttattactgttcctatgtcccCTGAAGCaatcttcatagctgatgtgggcttaaggttttagCTGGACATTtcagatcaaatttaagatagagtactggacataatatttggtgctttaaagcaaaatgtattcatgtaagtttcaatttaagaaagagtcctggacatccaattagcaaataatacagcagatgccaacagtgttttggggttttgaaagaagcaaacaaatcttctttagatctgatagttttcatgtatttgtgggtttgactctcactgtaccagccagccaacagtttgcacataggcagcaatacacaggaccagattttggcagcttGGCTACACACATCCCCTATAGTCTAggtgttagagcactagttttcccatatgggagacccaggttcaattccaacaaggctcaagtggccttctccattcacaaggagttacttctttatctcttatagagtttgtgggcaacttct
The DNA window shown above is from Paramisgurnus dabryanus chromosome 23, PD_genome_1.1, whole genome shotgun sequence and carries:
- the LOC135781696 gene encoding P2X purinoceptor 7-like, translated to MPSEPENICCQEVQQVTRRLQQLEERPTCMVDHPGFEPVCLNVFSLQNACNIYRADYGPLRLRGIEHRYRFLAYRSFVSWCWGFLGWKIRVVIPSCVVLRIRREFPDAQGTYGGFKLPPLN